In Portunus trituberculatus isolate SZX2019 chromosome 24, ASM1759143v1, whole genome shotgun sequence, a single genomic region encodes these proteins:
- the LOC123508008 gene encoding acyl-coenzyme A thioesterase 9, mitochondrial-like isoform X4, with product MVIRKEGEGSRGTLGSAHPPNQLASGSVERHTSTAPPPVHHHYCGAQCQAATSPRPHLSAHKMSLKSLSRVLPQSYKCGSKLMKKIVSGGCLPNPSAAAAPGTRFLHVPGANDTPTQTIRDVISNLTSKVGAARSFTETIDRSHLLKLLPRSQDELPPRTMKDSWDSAIIPLGSEERLREKYVTFMGGVRVGRLLEDLDVFAVWLCYKHIKNPRQTSDLPSPYSIVTALVDRIDFNQGWSLHPDRDIRISGHVSWAGRSSLETIISVEQRVDNAWKQVTRAVFVMVARDPLNQGSAVVNPLVCETPEEKKIYQAGEVNKLHRKMLQEESLFRVPPNETEKTLVHELFMSLANPKELSFTSKKEPENSMWMEDTKLKNLIICHPEHRNRFKKVFGGFIMRQAYELGWACAFTYSLAISSTKSLVAT from the exons ATGgtgataaggaaggagggagagggttcGAGAGGCACTCTTGGTAGTGCCCACCCCCCCAATCAGCTGGCGTCTGGTAGTGTTGAGCGCCACACCTCCACGGctccaccaccagtccaccaccactactgtggCGCTCAGTGCCAGGCCGCTACCTCACCTCGCCCTCACCTTTCTGCACACAAAATGAGTCTCAAATCGCTGTCACGCGTGCTTCCCCAGTCATATAA ATGTGGATCTAAGCTTATGAAGAAAATTGTCAGTGGAGGCTGTTTGCCCAAcccctcagcagcagcagcaccaggaaCACGGTTTCTGCATGTGCCGGGAGCCAatgacacacccacacagacaaTCAGGGATG TAATAAGCAACCTGACCAGCAAGGTTGGTGCGGCTCGTAGCTTCACAGAGACTATAGACCGCAGTCATCTACTTAAGCTACTGCCACGCTCCCAGGATGAACTGCCACCACGGACCATGAAG GACAGTTGGGACAGTGCCATTATTCCTCTTGGTTCAGAGGAGAGGCTGCGAGAGAAATATGTCACCTTCATGGGCGGTGTGAGGGTGGGCCGCCTCCTGGAAGATCTGGATGTGTTTGCTG tgtggcTATGTTACAAACACATCAAGAATCCACGCCAAACATCAGACTTACCAAGTCCCTACAGTATTGTAACAGCACTGGTGGATCGCATTGACTTTAACCAAGGTTGGTCCTTGCATCCCGATAGAGACATTCGTATCTCTGGCCACGTGTCTTGGGCAGGTCGCTCCTCACTGGAAACCATCATCAGTGTGGAGCAGCGAGTGGATAATGCTTGGAAACAG GTAACACGAGCAGTCTTTGTGATGGTTGCCCGTGATCCACTGAATCAGGGCTCAGCTGTTGTCAATCCTCTGGTGTGTGAAACcccagaggagaagaagatctACCAGGCTGGTGAGGTGAACAAATTACACCGCAAGATGCTCCAGGAGGAGAGTTTGTTCCGAGTCCCTCCCAATGAAACAG AAAAGACATTAGTTCATGAGCTGTTCATGTCACTGGCCAATCCCAAAGAATTGTCCTTCACCTCCAAGAAGGAGCCAGAGAACTCAATGTGGATGGAGGACACCAAACTCAAGAATCTCATCATCTGCCATCCTGAG
- the LOC123508007 gene encoding ATP-binding cassette sub-family F member 2-like codes for MPSDAKKKREQKKKEAAKAKQSGKKVENKEEKEQPKDKGTANNTKNNSRETTPLQNGTANGVEKLSAEELLCRKLEEDMRIASEARSCTGVLGIHPRARDIKIDNFSITFHGSEMLQDTKLELNCGRRYGLIGSNGCGKSTLLATLANREVPIQKHIDIFHLVREMPASDKTALQCVMEVDEERIRLEALAEELASSEDDETQEQLMDIYDRLEDLGADQAEAKAAFILHGLGFTHIMMEKKCKDFSGGWRMRIALARALYVKPHLLLLDEPTNHLDLDACVWLEGELAKYKRILVIISHSQDFLNGVCSNVIHMDKKKLKYYGGNYDAFVRTRLELLENQMKQYQWEQDQIAHMKNYIARFGHGSAKLARQAQSKEKTLAKMVAGGLTEKVSRDRCLTFFFPDCGTIPPPVIMVQNVSFRYSDNTPFIYNDLEFGIDLDTRLALVGPNGAGKSTLLKLLYGELNPTTGMIRKNTHLRIARYHQHLHELLDLDVSPLDYMMKQFPELKERDEVRKIIGRYGLTGKQQVSPIRQLSDGQRCRVVFAWLAHQAPHLLLLDEPTNHLDMDTIDALAEAVNDFQGGLVLVSHDFRLISQVAEEIWICENQTVTKWEGDILSYKEMLKKKVMKDNEKRKKMF; via the exons ATGCCTTCTGACgccaaaaagaagagagaacagaagaagaaagaggcagCCAAGGCTAAGCAGAGCGgcaagaaagtagaaaataaagaagagaaagag CAACCAAAAGACAAGGGAACTGCcaacaacaccaagaacaaCTCCCGTGAAACCACCCCACTGCAAAATGGCACTGCCAACGGTGTCGAGAAGCTCAGTGCGGaag AACTCCTTTGCCGCAAGCTTGAGGAGGACATGCGCATTGCCAGTGAGGCACGCTCCTGCACTGGTGTCTTGGGCATTCACCCACGTGCTCGGGACATTAAGATTGACaacttctccatcactttccaTGGATCAGAGATGCTGCAAGACACCAAGCTGGAGTTGAACTGCGGGAGACG GTACGGCTTAATTGGTTCTAATGGATGTGGAAAATCTACACTCTTAGCAACCTTAGCCAACAGGGAAGTTCCCATCCAAAAGCACATAGATATTTTCCACCTAGTGCGGGAGATGCCAGCCTCAGACAAGACAGCTCTTCAGTGTGTCATGGAGGTGGATGAAGAGAGGATTCGCCTCGAGGCTCTGGCTGAAGAGTTGGCTTCCAGCGAAGATGATG aaACACAAGAGCAGCTGATGGACATATATGACCGGCTGGAAGACCTTGGAGCTGATCAGGCTGAGGCCAAGGCTGCCTTCATCCTGCATGGTCTTGGCTTCACCCACATTATGATGGAGAAGAAGTGCAAGGATTTCTCTGGTGGTTGGAGAATGAGAATTGCCCTGGCCCGTGCTCTGTATGTCAAGCCTCACCTGTTGCTGCTGGATGAACCCACCAACCACCTGGATCTGGACGCCTGTGTGTGGCTGGAAGGGGAGCTGGCCAAGTACAAGCGCATCCTGGTCATTATCTCCCACTCCCAG GACTTCCTCAATGGTGTGTGCTCCAATGTGATCCACATGGACAAGAAGAAACTGAAGTACTATGGTGGTAATTACGATGCCTTTGTGAGGACTCGCCTTGAGTTGCTGGAGAACCAGATGAAGCAGTATCAATGGGAGCAGGACCAGATTGCTCACATGAAG AACTACATAGCTCGGTTTGGTCACGGCTCAGCCAAGCTTGCCCGACAAGCCCAGTCCAAAGAGAAGACCCTTGCAAAGATGGTTGCTGGAGGACTCACAGAGAAGGTCTCTAGAGACAGGTGTCTCACCTTCTTCTTCCCAGATTGTGGAACGATTCCTCCACCA GTCATCATGGTGCAGAATGTCAGTTTCCGCTACAGCGACAACACACCTTTCATCTACAATGATCTGGAGTTTGGCATTGATCTGGACACCAGGCTGGCTCTGGTGGGCCCTAATGGCGCTGGGAAATCAACACTACTCAAGTTACTCTATGGGGAACTGAACCCTACCACTGGCATGATCCGCAAGAACACCCACCTCAGGATTGCTCGCTACCACCAGCACCTGCACGAGCTTCTGGATTTGGATGTCTCGCCCTTAGATTACATGATGAAGCAGTTCCCAGAGCTTAAGGAGCGAGATGAG gtGCGGAAGATCATAGGTAGGTACGGCTTGACGGGCAAGCAACAGGTGTCCCCCATTCGCCAGCTGAGTGATGGACAGAGGTGTCGTGTGGTGTTTGCCTGGCTGGCCCATCAAGCGCCTCACCTCCTGCTGCTGGACGAACCTACCAATCATCTTGACATGGACACTATTGATGCCCTGGCTGAGGCTGTGAACGACTTCCAGGGAGGCCTTGTGCTTGTTTCCCACGATTTCAGGCTAATTTCTCAG GTTGCTGAGGAGATTTGGATCTGCGAGAACCAAACAGTCACCAAGTGGGAGGGAGATATCCTTTCCTACAAGGAAATGCTCAAGAAGAAGGTAATGAAGGATaatgagaaacgaaagaaaatgttttAG